The Paraburkholderia hospita region CGACCTTGCTGTCATGGAACTTCATGATGCTCACGACGTATGTCGCGCGGTCCGTGTAATTGATCGTGTATTCCGTGATCCAGAGATCGCCGTTTCCCTGAATTCGCCTGACATCGAAACCAGAAGGCCGGCCGGGATGATGCCCGCGCAACGCCTGCAAATTGATTCGTCCGACAATACGTTCACCTGACTGCGGATAATCACAAACGGCATCGTCGTGATAGATATCATGTTCCAGGTCGAGATCCCCTTCGGCCGACGCGCGCCAGTGCGTATTCAAGACTTCACGAATCTGTTCCTCTTTCATCCGCCACCTCCAGCATCAGGATGTGAACTCGGTCTTTTGTAATCTTTGCCGCAAGCAACGCGTGCGCGCCCGTTGCAAGTGCGAACCCAGCGACCAATGTCAGCAGCATAGGCCCAAATGATGCACTATGAGAATCATGGCGACATCGCTCCCCGACATTCGCCGATCCGGAGAAACGCACCATCTACATCAGAGCCAAGGGCTGACGTCGTCCGAGGTGGAGCGGCGTCCGCACTCCTATCGTCCACCTGCTGGAGAATCAGGAGAATATCGTGTCTGGAAAATTCGTGGTCAGTCTGACTCGAGCGAAAGACGACACCGACCGGGCGACGGTCGCGTTCGTGGTTGCCATTGCGGCCATCGCCAGCGAGAAAGAAGTCGTCGTATTCCTGAACATCGAAGGTACTCGCCTGTCCCAGTCCGGTTACCCGGACGACATTCATGAGGCCGGCTTCTCGCCGTGCTTCAAGAAACGCGCGCTCGACGAAGACACGCTGATTCCCGGCGCCAAAATCATTGGCGACGCAATGCACAAATTCATGGGTGACGCCTGCCCCAGTCTCAGCTACTGAGGGTCCCCATGACAACTCGCAGAATGTTCATTGCCGGCGCGGCCGGCCTCGCGTCGTCGTGGGCGCTCGCTCCCGTCGCCCATGCGCAAAGCAGCAAGCCGATGCGCTTCGGCGTCGGCCCGCTGCTACCCACGACAGACGATACGAAGAAGAGCTTCGGTCCGTTCTTCGCGTGGCTCGCGAAGCAACTCGGCGTCGATTACGAACTGTCGGCCACCACCGACTGGGCGGGCATGGCCGTCGCGATGGGCTCGGGCCAGCTCGACCTCGCGTGGATGGGGCCGTGGGGCTACGTGATCGCCAATAACTCGACCGACTGTCAGGCGCTCGCCACCGTCAAATACGACGACAAGCCGTTCTACCACGGCATCGTGATTAGCCGTCCGGATCTGCACGTCAGCCGCTTCCCGGACGACACGAAAGGTATGTCGATCTCGTTTGCGGATGTCGGCTCGACGTCGGGCTGGCTGATGCCGACCTGGTACGCAAAGGAAGTCTGGAAGATCGATCCGAAAACGTTCTGGAAGTACACAGAAGGCGCGACGCACGCGGCGAACGAGGTCGCGGTGCAGTCGGGTCAGGTCGATCTCGCTACGGACTTCGATCGCAACCGGAACGCGATGATCGCGAAAGGCGTGATCAAGCCCGACGGCACGAAGATCGTCTGGACGTCGGACCCGTTTCCGAACGATGCGATCGTGGTGCCGCAAGGTGTCCCAGCGGAACGCGTCGCCCAGATCCAGCGCATCCTGCTGTCGATCACGCCGGAACAGGCTGCGACCTTGCTGCCGCCCCGCTATACGGGCTTCGTGTCGGCAACGCACGCGTCGTACTCGATGATCGAGAAAGCCGGCGTCGCTGTCGGCAAGATTCGCGCGAAGGCCTGAGATGAAACCGCCGCCCTCGCCCGCCCCGACGGGATCGGTGGGATCGGCGGCCGCGGCGGCGCTCGCGGCACTCGAGGCGAAGCACGGGCGTTTCGTGCGCCACCTCAGGCTCGGTGCGACGCTGGCGGCCATCGCCGCGTTCTACGCGGTGTGCTTCAGTCTTGCCCATGTCGACCCGGCCCGCCTCGTCACAGGGCTGCCCAAGCTTGCAGGCTGGCTCGTGCAAGCTTGGCCGCCGCGCGTCGACGAACTGCCGCTGATCATCCAGCGCACGGCAGAGACCGTTGCGATGGCGGCCGTTGGCACCACCGCCGCTGCGTTGCTTGCGCTGCCGGCGGCGCTGTTCGCCAGCCGCAACCTGACGCCACTGCCCGCGCTCTACTATCCCGTGCGATGGTTCCTGAACATGCTGCGCGGCATCGATTCGTTCGTGTTCGCGCTGCTGTTCGTCGCTGCCGTCGGGCTCGGCCCGTTCGCCGGTGTGCTCGGCATCGCGTTCCATACGTGGGGCAGCGCGGCCAAGCTGTTCGCCGATCATCTCGAGAACGCCGATCTGGCTGCCTACGATGCCGTACGCACGACGGGCGCAGGCCGCTTCACGAGCATCGCGTATGCGGTACTGCCGGACGTGCTGCCCGTGTTCGCGTCGACCGCGCTGTTCTGGCTGGAGTTCAACATTCGCGCGTCGACCGTGCTCGGCGTGGTCGGTGCGGGCGGAATCGGTCAGGAGTTGAAAAACAGCATGGACCTGCTCGACTTCAACCGGCTGTTTACGATCATCGCGGTGATCCTCGTCGTGGTCACGACACTCGATCAGATATCGGGCTGGTTGCGCAGGAAACTGGTGTGAGGGCATTGCGCGCATGAACCTGTTCACACAGCCTGCTCCTGGCCGCACTGCGCAGCGTGCTCCGCCCCTACGCGTATCGGGCGTCGACAAGCGTTTGCATGGCGTACACGTATTGCGCGACGTCAGCCTGAGCGTCGGATCGGGCGAGTTCGTCGCCTTGCTCGGCGCGAGCGGCGCGGGCAAGACCACGCTGTTGCGCTGCGTGGCGGGGCTCGACAGTATCGACAGCGGCACGATCGAAGTGGCCGGTGTTCCGGTGGCTGCCCTGCGCCGTCGGGCACGCCGGCAGGTCGCGGTGATCTTTCAGCGGTTCAATCTCGTGCAGCGTCTGAGCGCGCTCGACAACGTACTGGCTGGCCGGCTCGGTCACGTGCGCTCGTGGCGCGGCATCGCGCGCCGCTTCGAGCGTGCGGACCGGCTGCTTGCGCTCGAATCGCTCGAACGGGTCGGCCTGCTCGACTATGCGGTGCGGCGTGTCGATACGCTCTCGGGTGGACAGCAGCAGCGCGTTGCGATCGCACGTGCACTCGCGCAGCAGCCTGACCTGATCGTCGCGGATGAACCCGTTGCGAGCCTTGATCCAGGCAGCGGCGGGGAAATCCTCGCGCTGCTGCGGCGCTGCTGCGGCGAGCAGGGCGTGGCCGTGTTGTGCAGTCTGCATCAGGTTGGCTGGGCGCAGCAGTTCGCGGACCGGGTAGTCGGGCTGGCGCAGGGCGCCACGGTCATCGACGTGCCGGCCAGTGCGTTCGACGACAGACACGCGCAGCGGCTATATGCCCGCACAGCGGGAAAGGAACCTTCCACGGAACAGACATGATGAACCCTTCGCAGGTCGCGAAGCATGCGCCCGCGATTTCGTCACGTCGCTAACGGCGGACCTAGAAACTCGACACCCCATTTCGCGCCGAATTCGTTTAGCGCGTCGGGTTCGGGTCGACCGTTCGCCATGATTTCGCGGAGTTCACTAAAAAAAGCAGCTGCGTCGAACCCCGGCGTAATCAGAACGAGCATTCGCGACGGCTTGTCGTCGATGTTCGTGAACCGGTGCGTGCTTCCCACAGGCGCAACGACCGTCTCTCCCGCGTGCGCGACAACACGTCTGCCGTCGACTTCGAACAGATATCGACCACGCAGCACATGGAAAACTTCCGTTTCCCGCTCGTGCCGATGCTGCGGCGGCCCGAATCCGGGTTCGTCCGTGCACGCGATGAGCGTCGCCTGGTTCTCCGTCGCGGTTGGTGCGATACACACCTCGATATCGACCCCGATGGCGGGTATGGAAATAAGATCGTCGAGTTCTTTTGACTGGCTGAATTGCGCTTGCATGCTCTACCCCTCAATAAACAGGGACCGCCGGCATACGTTCGAGGCCGGCACGGTCAGCGTCGGTGAAGGACAATCGCAATGTGACTGTCAGCTATCACCTGCACGCATCGTAGAGTTGTTGAATTAGCTCAGAATGATTGTTCGGAACCCCGCGATGCGCGGGGCTCCTTTTTTACTATCGTTTCAGATCGACACTCGCTTAACGAACCGTCGCCCCCATCCCTGCATTCAGGCGGCGCCGATACGTCGTATTCCGCGTTGCCAGCCAGTAGTACAGCGGCGACGTCAGAACGAGGCCGATCACCCACGAAAGATCCGCGCCATCCAGATAGCCCGGTACGGGTCCGGCATACATCGGTGTGTTCATGAACGGAATCTGCACGGCAATACCCACTGCGTACGCAATCAGCGCTTGCGGATTGAAGCGTCCGTAAATGCCGCCGTCCGCCTCAAAGATCGAATCGATGTCGTACTTGCCTTTATGGATGACGTAGAAATCGATCAGATTGATTGCCGTCCACGGCACGAGCACGACGAGCAGAGCGAGCACGAGATCGACCAGATTGCCCACGAAGTTCGTCGAAGCCCCGAGCGCCGCATAGCAGCACGCAGCAAGAATGACGAATGAGAACACCGCCCGCGTCTTGGCCGTCGGAATCCAGCGGTACGCAAAGGTCTGCACCGATGTGATCGCCGCGAGCACCGCGCCGTAAAGATTCAACGCGTTATGACTGATGACGCTGAGCAGGAAGAGCACCAGCATCGGCAAGCCGAGCGGTCCCGTCGCCTGCTTGACGGCATCCATCGCATCGACGCCGGGCGGCACGGCCAGCACGGCAACGGCGCCGAACACGAACGCGAGCGTCGAGCCGATCGTACAGCCCAGATACGTCGCCCAGAACGTCGACGCGACACGGACATTCTCAGGCAGGTAGCGTGAATAGTCGGACACGTACGGCGCAAACGCGATTTGCCAGAGCGCGGACAGCGAGACCGTCGCGAGCCAGCCGGCGATATTGAAACCGCCGCGCGTCAGAAAGTCCGCCGTCGAAACGTGCGTCAGGATGTACCAGAAGCCGATGAAGATGCCGATGCCGAGTACCCACGTCCCGATCCGGTTCAGTATGTGTATGAAGCGATAACCGACGATGCCGATCAGCCCCGAGCCCAACGCGCCGACGATGATGCCCACCGGTACGGGAACACTCGATTCGATTCCGTGCAGCGATTTCCCGGCCAGCACGATGTTGGAAGCGAAGAAGCCCACATACATCACGCCCGCGATGACCGTGACGAGCAGCGCGCCCCATGATCCAAACTGGGCGCGGCTCTGGATCATCTGCGGAATGCCCATTTGAGGACCTTGCGCGGAGTGCAGCGCCATCAGCACGCCGCCTACAGCCTGTCCCACGACAATCGCGACGATGCCCCAGAACAGATTCAGATGGAAAAGCTGGACGCCGAGCGCCCCCGTTACGATAGGCAACGGCGCGATATTGCCGCCGAACCAGAGTGTGAAGAGATCACGCACCTTGCCGTGACGATCCTCGCGTGGCACATAGCCAATCGTGTGTTTTTCGATCAATTGGGAAGCTTTGCTGTCCGTGGTGGCCAAAATGCTGTCTCCTGTCTCGCGCAGCTGCGCTGCGATATTCAGCGGCTCAGGCGTGGCCCGAGCGCGCTCGTTGCTTGCATTCATCCGTTTGAATCACGCGCCGGACCGGGTCGAGAGGTGATCCGCCAGTCGCGTCAACATCGCATCGCACGCTTCGAGTTGTTCGACTGTGACGAATTCGTCCGGCTTGTGTCCTTGATCCATGCTGCCCGGTCCGCAGACCACGGCGGGTATGCCTGCCTGATTGAAGAGTCCGCCCTCGGTGCCGAATGCGACCGTGCCGAACTCGCGGGAACCACACAGCAATGCGAGTAGCTGCGCTGCGTCGCTGTCGGGCGGCGTTGCGAGACCGGGATAGGCCGAAAGCGACTCCAGGCGAATATCGGTTTCGGCATTCACTGCGCGCATCTTCGGCAGTAGCTGGGTCTGCGCGTAGGTCTGCAACTCGTCGGCGACGTTCGTTGCGTCGTAGCCGGGCAGCGCCCGCACTTCGAAATCGAACTCGCATTCCGCCGGCACGATGTTGAGCGCGCGGCCACCTTTGATGATGCCCGTCTGCACCGTCGAGTACGGCGGATCGAAGCGTTCATCATGCTGTTCAGGCAAGGACAACTGCTCGCCGATCTCTTCGAGCCGATTGATCAGACGCGCCGCGTACTGAATCGCGTTGACGCCGTAAGGCGCGTACGCCGAATGGCAAGGCGCGCCCTTGACCTGGCAGCGCATCGCCAGCTTGCCTTTGTGACCCAGCACCGGCTTCAATTCCGTCGGTTCGCCGATCAGGCATAACGCAGGCTTGTGCGCACGCTTCGCGAGTTCCGCGAGCATCGGCCGCACGCCGAGACATCCCACTTCTTCGTCATAGGAGAACGCGAGATGCACGGGCACCTTCAGATCGCGCGAAAGAAACGCAGGCACCGCTGCCAATACCGATGCAATGAAGCCTTTCATATCGGCCGTGCCGCGTCCGTACAAGCGCCCGTCTTGTTCGCTCAGACGGAACGGCTCGACCGTCCACGGCTGGCCGTCGACGGGCACCACGTCGGTGTGGCCGGATAGCACGATGCCGCCGCTATCATCAGGGCCGATCGTCGCGAACAGATTCGCCTTCGTGCGCTCTGCGTTGTAGAACAGCTCGCTATGAACACCGAGATCGCCGAGGTAGTGCCGGATGAAATCGATCATCTCCAGATTGGAGTCCCGGCTGACGGTGGGAAATCCGATTAGCCGTTCGAGCAGCGCGCGGCTCGAGTTGTCACTCATCGCCCGGTACTCCATAACTCGGCGCGGCCGTTGGATTGAGCGCACGGGTCACGTAATCCTGCATTTGCGGCTTGTACGCTTGCCATAGGCCGTCGAGCTTGCCGATGGGATCGTCGTCGGCCCAGTCGATGCGCAAATCAACGATCGGCCAGCTCTGATCGCCGACGATCTTCAGCGCCGCCGAATGCACAGGGCCCGCTTCGCCGCCCGCCGCCATCGCGGCATGCATCGCCGCGAGCAGACGGTCAGCAAGCGCGCCTTTCGCATTCGCGAATGCAGGCGCCATCGCCTCGATCACGTCGATGCCCGCAAGCATGTTGCCCGCTGCCACGCATTGCGCGCCCGCCACCGCGTGATATGTACCCAGCGCTTCCTTGCCGCTGAAAAACGCGGTGCGGCCGCTGGCATCGATCACCGTCACCTGTCGATACTCGCTCCAGTCGTTCGCCCCGAGCGCACGGTCCAGCGCCGCGGCGGGTTCCAGTAGCGTGTGCTCCAGCAGATCGAGAATCTGCGGCCCGAGCGCGGGCAGCGTCACGTTCTGCGTCGCTACCGCGCCCACGCCTACGCGCAGCCACGGGCATCGCGCTCCCACTGCGATGCTCGAAGAACTGATCGCGATGCCGAGTTGCCCGGTTTGCTCACAACGTCCGACGATAGAAAAAGTCATGTCGTGTTCCTCAGCCCTGAGACCGCGTCCATCCTTCCGGAATGACGGCGATCACGTCGATCTCCATCAGCCACTGCGGCTGACCCAAAGCCGTGACGACCAGGCCCGTCGAAATCGGGAACACACCCTTGAGCCACTTGCCGACTTCCTGATACACGGGCTCGCGATACCGCACATCCGTCAGATACGTGGTCGTCTTGACGACGTGCGACAGGTCGCTGCCCGCTTCTTCCAGCAACTGCTTGAGGTTCTTCATCGCCTGCTCGGCCTGCGCGCGCGGATCACCGAGTCCCACGAGCTTGCCGTCGAAATCGGTTCCCACCTGGCCGCGCACGTACACCGTATTGCCCGCGCGCACGGCCTGACACAGGTCGTTGTCGAGCGTCTGGTTCGGATACGTGTCCTTCGTGTTGAACATGCGGATACGGGTATGCGTAGGTTGGCTCATCAATGCACCTTGATACGAAATAAAAGGAGAATGCGGGTCGGGTTCGTGGGCGCTTCAACTCAAGTCGAGTTCGCTGACTTTGTGAATGCGTGAATCGGCTACGGCAGCGTCGTTCGGCGCCTTTGCGTGGCTATCGGGCGCGTCGTAGTACGCGAGATATTTGCGCTGCGTCGCGATGTGATCGGCAATATGCTTCGCGTCATGCCACACGCCCCAGATGAAAGCGGAGCCGCGACGCGACAGCCACGGAAGACCTAGAAAATAGATGCCCGGCTCTTTCGAAACACCACGCTGATGCTTCGGCTTGCCTTTGTCGTCGAAGGCATCGACTTGCAGCCAGTTGAAATCGACGGCATAGCCGGTCGCCCAGATAATCGACGTCACGCCTGCCTTGACCAGATCGAGTTCGAGAATCGGATTGATCACACAGTCCGGGTCTGCGGGAATGAAGCGGGCTTCAGGTTCTTCCGGAAGATCGAGACCGTTGCGGGCCGCATAGGCATCCGCCGCATCGAGCAGCGACAGATAGTTTTCGTCACCACGCGCGATGTTGTCCGCGAGATCCGAGTCGAACGTTACGACGCTATCGTCGAACGATTTCGTCAGACCGACGAGCGTGACGCCCTGATGCGCAAGACGTCGAAAGTCCACCGTATGGCCGCCGCGCGCACCGCTCACCGCGATGGTCACGTGTTCCTTGCCCGGGCGCATGACTTCCGCATCCCATTCACCTAGCACGCCGAGCCACCAGCAGAAGTCGCGGCCGCGATAGCCGCGCGGCGGGCGATCGTGCGGCCCGACAGACAGATACACCTGCTTGCCCGCGCGCTGCAATTCATCCGCGATCTGCACGCCCGATGAACCTGCGCCAATCACCAGCACGCCGCCTTCGGGCAACTGCTGTGGATTGCGATAGTCGGCGGAATGAATCTGCGTGAACCGATCTGATTTCGGCGCGACGGCGGGAATCAACGGGCGTTGAAACGGTCCCGTCGCGACGACCACACGGTTGGCTTCGAACGTACCGTCCGAGGTCTCGACAGTGAAACCCTGGTGGCCCGCATTGCGCACCACTTTCTTCACTTCGACGCCGGTGCGGATCGGCGCATCGAACTTCTTCGCATAGGCGACGAAGTACTCCGCGACCTGTTCTTTAGATGCGAACCCATCCGGATCGACTTCGGCGAACTCCAGATTAGGGAAACGATCGTGCCAAGCGGGTCCATTGGCAACCAGCGAATCCCAGCGTCCCGTGCGCCACCGCTCGGCGATGCGCGCGCGCTCCAGCACGATATGCGGCACGCCGATGTTGCTCAAATGTTCGCTCATCGCCACGCCGGCCTGACCGGCGCCGACTACGAGCGTGTCGATTGACGTTGTTTTCACTGCCATGGCTAAGTCCTTCTCAAAGGCGGTTTGATTCGAGCCGTCGTGACGTCGCGTTCGATGCGGACGAAGCGACTTGTCGAACGGCGCGCAGCACCGTGAATCAGCTGTCCTGGTGCAGAATCTACGCGTGCCCCTCGAATCCGAAAAATATATTTAAAAAATGCATTGCATCCGATTTACCTATGCAGCGCTTTTTGACCGCCTCACAATGGTGCGCAATGAACGCCCGAATCTGGAGCATTGCCGATGGAAAACCATCCCCTGCGTTACTCGCTTCGTCAGCTGCGTTATTTCGTGGTCACGGCGGAAACGCTGTCGTTCACGGCCGCCGCGAAGCGCCTGCATATCTCGCAGCCGTCTATCTCGACGGCACTCGCCGACCTCGAATCGTCATTCGGCGTGCAGCTTTTCATCAGACATCACGCGAGCGGCCTGTCGCTCACGCAAGCGGGCCGCGATCTGCTCGGACAGGCGCGCAATCTGCTGAAGATCGCCGAAGAATTGCAGACGTCGGCCAAAGAGATGGATGGCGGTATGACGGGCTCGATTGCGCTCGGCTGCCTCGTCTCACTCGCGCCGCCCTTGATGCCGCGGCTCATCAGCCGGTTCGCGAGCGAGCATGCGGGTATTTCGTTTCGCACGGTCGAAGCGCATCAGGACGGCCTGCTAAGAGGCCTGCACGACGGCTCGCTCGACATAGTTCTGACCTATAGCCTCGATCTGACGGAAGACATCGCTTTCACGCCGCTGCTGTCGCTGCCGCCGTACGTGATCCTGCCGACCTCTCACCG contains the following coding sequences:
- a CDS encoding nuclear transport factor 2 family protein; its protein translation is MKEEQIREVLNTHWRASAEGDLDLEHDIYHDDAVCDYPQSGERIVGRINLQALRGHHPGRPSGFDVRRIQGNGDLWITEYTINYTDRATYVVSIMKFHDSKVVHETQYFSDPFDAPDWRSQWVQRIG
- a CDS encoding phosphate/phosphite/phosphonate ABC transporter substrate-binding protein, giving the protein MTTRRMFIAGAAGLASSWALAPVAHAQSSKPMRFGVGPLLPTTDDTKKSFGPFFAWLAKQLGVDYELSATTDWAGMAVAMGSGQLDLAWMGPWGYVIANNSTDCQALATVKYDDKPFYHGIVISRPDLHVSRFPDDTKGMSISFADVGSTSGWLMPTWYAKEVWKIDPKTFWKYTEGATHAANEVAVQSGQVDLATDFDRNRNAMIAKGVIKPDGTKIVWTSDPFPNDAIVVPQGVPAERVAQIQRILLSITPEQAATLLPPRYTGFVSATHASYSMIEKAGVAVGKIRAKA
- the phnE gene encoding phosphonate ABC transporter, permease protein PhnE; the protein is MKPPPSPAPTGSVGSAAAAALAALEAKHGRFVRHLRLGATLAAIAAFYAVCFSLAHVDPARLVTGLPKLAGWLVQAWPPRVDELPLIIQRTAETVAMAAVGTTAAALLALPAALFASRNLTPLPALYYPVRWFLNMLRGIDSFVFALLFVAAVGLGPFAGVLGIAFHTWGSAAKLFADHLENADLAAYDAVRTTGAGRFTSIAYAVLPDVLPVFASTALFWLEFNIRASTVLGVVGAGGIGQELKNSMDLLDFNRLFTIIAVILVVVTTLDQISGWLRRKLV
- the phnC gene encoding phosphonate ABC transporter ATP-binding protein, giving the protein MNLFTQPAPGRTAQRAPPLRVSGVDKRLHGVHVLRDVSLSVGSGEFVALLGASGAGKTTLLRCVAGLDSIDSGTIEVAGVPVAALRRRARRQVAVIFQRFNLVQRLSALDNVLAGRLGHVRSWRGIARRFERADRLLALESLERVGLLDYAVRRVDTLSGGQQQRVAIARALAQQPDLIVADEPVASLDPGSGGEILALLRRCCGEQGVAVLCSLHQVGWAQQFADRVVGLAQGATVIDVPASAFDDRHAQRLYARTAGKEPSTEQT
- a CDS encoding cupin domain-containing protein, producing the protein MQAQFSQSKELDDLISIPAIGVDIEVCIAPTATENQATLIACTDEPGFGPPQHRHERETEVFHVLRGRYLFEVDGRRVVAHAGETVVAPVGSTHRFTNIDDKPSRMLVLITPGFDAAAFFSELREIMANGRPEPDALNEFGAKWGVEFLGPPLAT
- a CDS encoding purine-cytosine permease family protein, with the translated sequence MIEKHTIGYVPREDRHGKVRDLFTLWFGGNIAPLPIVTGALGVQLFHLNLFWGIVAIVVGQAVGGVLMALHSAQGPQMGIPQMIQSRAQFGSWGALLVTVIAGVMYVGFFASNIVLAGKSLHGIESSVPVPVGIIVGALGSGLIGIVGYRFIHILNRIGTWVLGIGIFIGFWYILTHVSTADFLTRGGFNIAGWLATVSLSALWQIAFAPYVSDYSRYLPENVRVASTFWATYLGCTIGSTLAFVFGAVAVLAVPPGVDAMDAVKQATGPLGLPMLVLFLLSVISHNALNLYGAVLAAITSVQTFAYRWIPTAKTRAVFSFVILAACCYAALGASTNFVGNLVDLVLALLVVLVPWTAINLIDFYVIHKGKYDIDSIFEADGGIYGRFNPQALIAYAVGIAVQIPFMNTPMYAGPVPGYLDGADLSWVIGLVLTSPLYYWLATRNTTYRRRLNAGMGATVR
- the argE gene encoding acetylornithine deacetylase; the encoded protein is MSDNSSRALLERLIGFPTVSRDSNLEMIDFIRHYLGDLGVHSELFYNAERTKANLFATIGPDDSGGIVLSGHTDVVPVDGQPWTVEPFRLSEQDGRLYGRGTADMKGFIASVLAAVPAFLSRDLKVPVHLAFSYDEEVGCLGVRPMLAELAKRAHKPALCLIGEPTELKPVLGHKGKLAMRCQVKGAPCHSAYAPYGVNAIQYAARLINRLEEIGEQLSLPEQHDERFDPPYSTVQTGIIKGGRALNIVPAECEFDFEVRALPGYDATNVADELQTYAQTQLLPKMRAVNAETDIRLESLSAYPGLATPPDSDAAQLLALLCGSREFGTVAFGTEGGLFNQAGIPAVVCGPGSMDQGHKPDEFVTVEQLEACDAMLTRLADHLSTRSGA
- a CDS encoding DUF1028 domain-containing protein, whose translation is MTFSIVGRCEQTGQLGIAISSSSIAVGARCPWLRVGVGAVATQNVTLPALGPQILDLLEHTLLEPAAALDRALGANDWSEYRQVTVIDASGRTAFFSGKEALGTYHAVAGAQCVAAGNMLAGIDVIEAMAPAFANAKGALADRLLAAMHAAMAAGGEAGPVHSAALKIVGDQSWPIVDLRIDWADDDPIGKLDGLWQAYKPQMQDYVTRALNPTAAPSYGVPGDE
- a CDS encoding RidA family protein; this translates as MSQPTHTRIRMFNTKDTYPNQTLDNDLCQAVRAGNTVYVRGQVGTDFDGKLVGLGDPRAQAEQAMKNLKQLLEEAGSDLSHVVKTTTYLTDVRYREPVYQEVGKWLKGVFPISTGLVVTALGQPQWLMEIDVIAVIPEGWTRSQG
- a CDS encoding flavin-containing monooxygenase, which gives rise to MAVKTTSIDTLVVGAGQAGVAMSEHLSNIGVPHIVLERARIAERWRTGRWDSLVANGPAWHDRFPNLEFAEVDPDGFASKEQVAEYFVAYAKKFDAPIRTGVEVKKVVRNAGHQGFTVETSDGTFEANRVVVATGPFQRPLIPAVAPKSDRFTQIHSADYRNPQQLPEGGVLVIGAGSSGVQIADELQRAGKQVYLSVGPHDRPPRGYRGRDFCWWLGVLGEWDAEVMRPGKEHVTIAVSGARGGHTVDFRRLAHQGVTLVGLTKSFDDSVVTFDSDLADNIARGDENYLSLLDAADAYAARNGLDLPEEPEARFIPADPDCVINPILELDLVKAGVTSIIWATGYAVDFNWLQVDAFDDKGKPKHQRGVSKEPGIYFLGLPWLSRRGSAFIWGVWHDAKHIADHIATQRKYLAYYDAPDSHAKAPNDAAVADSRIHKVSELDLS
- a CDS encoding LysR family transcriptional regulator, with amino-acid sequence MENHPLRYSLRQLRYFVVTAETLSFTAAAKRLHISQPSISTALADLESSFGVQLFIRHHASGLSLTQAGRDLLGQARNLLKIAEELQTSAKEMDGGMTGSIALGCLVSLAPPLMPRLISRFASEHAGISFRTVEAHQDGLLRGLHDGSLDIVLTYSLDLTEDIAFTPLLSLPPYVILPTSHRLARARKVSLADLLHEPYVMLDLPHSREYFAALFDAVGSRPVPAFRSSQPEVVRGMVANGLGYSILNFPLKSNRTVDGEDFVVKRFKDNVNATTLGIAQSRTMRPRQVVQRFASYCETYIRRLHLDT